The following are from one region of the Candidatus Poribacteria bacterium genome:
- a CDS encoding MBL fold metallo-hydrolase gives MDVKGFVKNIKWFGHDAFLVKFEGKNVYFDPYQISGGEPADLILVSHDHYDHCSVDDINRIRGSDTVIVTNSSSAKKLKGDVRVVKAGDEITVKGLKIKTVPAYNPAKRFHPKSYGGLGFIVDFGGVKVYHAGDTDLIPEMEGLEVDIALLPVSGTYVMTAEEAAQAAEVIKPKVAIPMHYGAIVGTSRDAERFKQLAPDDVEVVILKKS, from the coding sequence ATGGATGTGAAGGGGTTTGTCAAAAACATCAAGTGGTTCGGACATGATGCATTCCTGGTAAAATTTGAAGGTAAAAACGTCTATTTCGACCCCTATCAGATCTCTGGAGGCGAACCTGCCGATCTGATACTGGTTTCGCATGATCATTATGATCATTGCTCGGTGGATGATATCAATCGCATCCGAGGGAGCGATACCGTGATCGTTACCAATAGCTCCTCGGCCAAAAAGTTGAAAGGTGATGTGAGAGTGGTAAAGGCCGGTGATGAGATAACGGTTAAGGGGCTCAAAATCAAAACCGTTCCGGCATACAACCCTGCCAAGAGGTTCCATCCGAAATCCTATGGCGGCTTAGGTTTCATCGTCGATTTCGGTGGGGTTAAGGTTTACCACGCCGGCGATACCGACCTGATACCGGAGATGGAAGGGTTGGAGGTGGATATAGCGCTGTTGCCCGTTTCAGGCACGTATGTCATGACAGCGGAGGAGGCCGCCCAGGCGGCCGAGGTGATAAAGCCCAAGGTAGCGATACCGATGCATTACGGAGCCATTGTAGGGACAAGCAGGGACGCGGAGAGGTTCAAACAGCTGGCACCAGATGATGTTGAGGTGGTGATACTTAAAAAATCCTAG